GCAATACCAGTTACATTGGTGCCCATCAATATGAAGAACACGATCTCAAAGAACCCCTCACGCTTCAGGATCATGGAGACCTTGTAAGCTACCGGAACATTTGGGTAAGAGAATTATAGCATCAGAGATACTTAGCCCCGGCCTTAAAAATGCCGGGGATAATTCATGTAAGAACCCATGAAGTAGCTTATTCATAAACAAATATTAATCATCTAAACAAATACCTAACTATGAAAAATCAAACCCTAGCAATCATCTTCTCTTTTATTTTGATATGTTTTCCTTTCGTTATGATCAATGCGCAGGAAAACGAAGAAAAAGTTGACGACCAAACCTTGCTGGAATTATATGAAAGCCTTCGGGTTGCTGATGTTTCTGATGGAATGGATATGGTGGGCCTGCGTGACCTGGGACTGATGGATCAGAAGATACAGGCCCTCTGGAAAGATATTGAAGACTTTAAGCATACGTTTTGCGGTATTGCTGTGACTGCCCGCTATGTTCCCACCAATGATGTCATAAAAAATCCCATGTCTAAAGAGGAATTTCAGCAATGGGAAGGCGAATGGTATAACAACAAATCACCCGAGCCCTTTGTGAAATTTCTGAAATCAGGCTCCATTGTGGTAATTGATGTTGAAGGTGATGGCGATACGGGTACGGTTGGTTCATATAATGGCCTGGCCTGGATAAGCAAAGGAGCCAGGGGAATCATATCCAACGGAGGGGTTAGAGATACCGACGAACTGATCAAACAGGAGGTGCCGGTGTATTTTGACCCCGAGAACAGGGGAAGAGGCATCCGGCCCGGACGCAATGAGATCGAATCGGTAAACGAAACAGTGACCCTGGGTGGAGTTCAGGTGAACCCGGGAGATGTTGTGGTGGCCGACGGCGACGGTGTGATTGTCGTTCCCCGTAAACATGCCAAACAGGTAGCTCAATATGCCCGGGAAATACTGGAAGGTGACAAAGAGGCCAGAAGAAATCTGTATGAACAAATGGGCAAGCCTCTGGATGGAACGGTGAAGTAATTTATAAATGATCATCTATGCGTTTACTAATATTGTTGAATCTGTTTTTCCTTTGTTGTTCAGTCGCTTTAGCCCAACAAGATACTACTTTTACACGGGCGCGGGGTTATAAAGGAATATGGTTTGAACTGGGTCAGGTATCCACTTATGGAGATAAATACTCCGGGGGCCTGGGAACTTATACCGCCAAGCACAGGCCGCTGGCTATTTATGATACAACCAGCAATAAGACCTTTTTTGTATATGGCGGCACTACCGGAAAAAATGAAAAGCACCTTCAGTGCATGATCAGTTACTATGACCACAGCGCCGGGAAAGTTTCCCGGCCTGTGGTTGTCTATGACAAAAAAGGAGTTGACGATCCCCACGACAATCCTTCTTTGTTGATTGATGATAAGGGTTATCTGTGGGTAT
The DNA window shown above is from Bacteroidales bacterium and carries:
- a CDS encoding RraA family protein, producing the protein MKNQTLAIIFSFILICFPFVMINAQENEEKVDDQTLLELYESLRVADVSDGMDMVGLRDLGLMDQKIQALWKDIEDFKHTFCGIAVTARYVPTNDVIKNPMSKEEFQQWEGEWYNNKSPEPFVKFLKSGSIVVIDVEGDGDTGTVGSYNGLAWISKGARGIISNGGVRDTDELIKQEVPVYFDPENRGRGIRPGRNEIESVNETVTLGGVQVNPGDVVVADGDGVIVVPRKHAKQVAQYAREILEGDKEARRNLYEQMGKPLDGTVK